In Sphingomonas sp. SORGH_AS_0950, the following are encoded in one genomic region:
- the tpiA gene encoding triose-phosphate isomerase, producing the protein MARRKMVAGNWKMNGSRAALAELDAIAAAALAAPNVDVAMAVPFTLIAAAAERVPDLAIGAEDVHERDSGAHTGCVSAGMVREAGARFTIVGHSERRADQGETSQDAWAKAAAAHRNGLKVILCCGETEAERNAGRAERVVQAQIEKSVPDNADGSWFTLAYEPRWAIGTGRTPTVEEIATIHSIARAKLRMLIGDAADDVRILYGGSVIGENAAALLSVENVDGALVGGASLTAEKFVPIIEAAAGL; encoded by the coding sequence ATGGCACGGCGCAAAATGGTGGCTGGCAACTGGAAGATGAACGGTTCGCGCGCCGCCCTGGCCGAGCTGGACGCGATCGCGGCGGCGGCGCTGGCGGCTCCGAATGTCGATGTCGCGATGGCGGTGCCCTTCACGCTGATCGCCGCGGCGGCGGAGCGGGTGCCCGATCTGGCGATCGGCGCGGAGGATGTGCACGAACGCGATTCGGGCGCGCATACCGGCTGCGTCTCGGCCGGGATGGTGCGCGAGGCGGGGGCGCGCTTCACGATCGTCGGCCATTCCGAGCGCCGTGCCGACCAGGGCGAGACGAGCCAGGACGCCTGGGCCAAGGCGGCGGCGGCGCATCGCAACGGCCTGAAGGTCATATTGTGCTGCGGCGAGACCGAGGCGGAGCGCAATGCGGGCCGCGCCGAGCGGGTGGTGCAGGCACAGATCGAGAAGTCGGTGCCCGACAATGCCGATGGCAGCTGGTTCACCCTGGCCTATGAACCGCGCTGGGCGATCGGGACCGGGCGGACGCCGACCGTCGAGGAGATCGCGACGATCCATTCGATCGCCCGCGCCAAGCTGCGCATGCTGATCGGCGATGCGGCGGATGACGTGCGCATCCTGTATGGCGGCTCGGTGATCGGCGAGAATGCCGCGGCCCTGTTGTCGGTCGAGAATGTCGACGGCGCGCTGGTCGGCGGGGCCAGCCTGACCGCCGAGAAGTTCGTGCCGATCATCGAGGCGGCGGCGGGGTTGTGA
- the trpD gene encoding anthranilate phosphoribosyltransferase, whose product MTTIALLPDPVSPLSRETAYAAFADILDGRAGDEATATFLTDLAERGETSIEIAEAARAMRERLIPITAPPGTIDVCGTGGDGHHTLNVSTAVSLVVAALGVPVAKHGNRAASSKAGAADTLEVLGLDMERAGQVAQASLSDIGIAFLFAANHHPAMARITPIRRRIGRRTIFNLMGPLANPAHVGRQLIGIARPDYASVYGEALDQLGATAALVVSGEEGLDELSGAGPSIAVSVGDVAAPATITPEDAGLPRHPITAIRGGDARHNAEALRRLLAGEPGAYRDAVLLNAAAALLVAGHSADLAQGAVAAARAIDTGEASALLDRWIAYR is encoded by the coding sequence GTGACCACGATCGCGCTGCTGCCCGATCCCGTCAGCCCGCTGTCGCGCGAGACGGCCTATGCGGCCTTTGCCGATATTCTCGACGGTCGCGCCGGCGACGAGGCGACAGCGACCTTCCTGACCGACTTGGCCGAGCGCGGCGAGACCTCGATCGAGATCGCCGAGGCCGCGCGGGCCATGCGCGAGCGGCTGATCCCCATCACGGCGCCGCCGGGCACGATCGACGTCTGCGGGACGGGCGGCGATGGGCATCACACGCTCAACGTCTCGACCGCCGTGTCGCTGGTCGTGGCGGCGCTCGGCGTGCCGGTCGCCAAGCATGGCAACCGCGCCGCCTCGTCCAAGGCGGGCGCGGCGGACACGCTGGAGGTGCTGGGCCTCGACATGGAGCGCGCCGGACAGGTGGCGCAGGCCAGCCTGAGCGATATCGGCATCGCCTTCCTCTTCGCCGCCAACCACCACCCCGCCATGGCGCGGATCACCCCGATCCGGCGGCGGATCGGGCGGCGGACGATCTTCAACCTGATGGGCCCGCTCGCCAATCCCGCGCATGTCGGCCGCCAGCTGATCGGCATCGCGCGGCCCGACTATGCTTCGGTCTATGGCGAGGCGCTGGATCAGCTGGGCGCGACGGCGGCGCTGGTCGTGTCGGGTGAGGAAGGGCTGGACGAATTGTCGGGCGCCGGGCCCAGCATCGCGGTGTCGGTCGGCGATGTCGCCGCGCCTGCGACGATCACGCCCGAGGATGCGGGGCTGCCCCGCCATCCCATCACTGCCATTCGCGGCGGCGACGCCCGGCACAATGCCGAGGCGCTTCGCCGCCTTCTCGCCGGAGAGCCGGGCGCGTATCGCGACGCGGTTCTCCTCAACGCCGCCGCCGCCTTGCTGGTCGCGGGGCATAGCGCCGATCTGGCCCAGGGGGCCGTGGCCGCTGCCCGCGCGATCG
- a CDS encoding peptidylprolyl isomerase: protein MLSFFRRIINSKAGVVVTFIVLGVIAIAFAAGDVSNISGMAGGLTGSSVAKVGDAKITANDLRTAAQNEVAAYRQEQPTFDMAQFMAAGGFEGVLQREITGLSLEQFGKDQGMVVSRRLIDGQIASIPAFRGPNGQFDPALYQQLLAQRKMTDAQVRTDLERTLFAQQLTVPTIGATQMAMQMALPYASLLLEKRGGEVGFIPTRLVPTGPAPSDADIQAFYTRNVQRYTLPERRVVRYALVTPAAVAAKATPSEAEIARYYQSNQSRYAAAEKRDVTQVIVADQAGANALAAKAKGGTSLADAARAAGLEASVQKGLDKAAYAALASAPVADAVFAAAKGTVVGPVRGTLGFVVARVDGVTQVPGKTLAQVRPEIVAELTKQKQAAALGEMRNAIEDSLSGNATFEEVVADRKLQAQTTPAVTAQGTAPDAPAFQPTPEQRAMITAAFTAEEGDAPQLVPVGQDGGFAIVGVGQIQRSAPRPLAQVRAQVLADLNADRARAAARKLANAVLAKVNKGMPMAQALKETGLAVPPVRPIAASRRDLAAAQNTPAAAPLALLFSMPQNKARTLEAPQNEGWYILRVTKIEAGDATGNDAAIRAARGDIGRLVGREYVSQFARAVRDTLGVKTDPKAIAKVRSELLNNGGN from the coding sequence ATGCTCAGCTTCTTCCGCCGGATCATCAATTCCAAGGCCGGCGTCGTCGTGACCTTCATCGTGCTGGGCGTGATCGCGATCGCGTTCGCCGCGGGCGACGTGTCCAACATCTCGGGCATGGCGGGCGGGCTGACCGGCTCGTCGGTCGCCAAGGTCGGCGATGCGAAGATCACCGCCAACGACCTGCGCACCGCCGCGCAGAACGAGGTCGCCGCCTATCGCCAGGAACAGCCGACCTTCGACATGGCGCAGTTCATGGCGGCGGGCGGGTTCGAGGGCGTGCTCCAGCGCGAGATCACCGGCCTGTCGCTCGAACAGTTCGGCAAGGACCAGGGCATGGTCGTCTCGCGCCGCCTGATCGACGGGCAGATCGCCTCGATCCCGGCCTTTCGCGGCCCCAATGGCCAGTTCGATCCGGCGCTTTACCAGCAGCTTCTGGCCCAGCGGAAGATGACCGACGCGCAGGTCCGCACCGACCTGGAGCGCACCCTGTTCGCGCAGCAGCTGACCGTGCCGACCATCGGTGCGACCCAGATGGCGATGCAGATGGCGCTGCCCTATGCCTCGCTGCTGCTCGAAAAGCGCGGCGGTGAGGTCGGCTTCATCCCGACCCGTCTGGTGCCCACCGGCCCAGCGCCCAGCGACGCCGACATCCAGGCCTTCTACACGCGCAACGTCCAGCGCTACACGCTGCCCGAGCGTCGCGTCGTCCGCTATGCGCTGGTCACCCCCGCCGCCGTCGCGGCCAAGGCGACCCCCAGCGAGGCGGAGATCGCCCGCTATTATCAGAGCAACCAGTCGCGCTACGCCGCCGCCGAAAAGCGCGACGTGACGCAGGTGATCGTCGCCGATCAGGCGGGCGCGAACGCGCTGGCCGCCAAGGCGAAGGGCGGCACCAGCCTGGCCGATGCGGCGCGCGCCGCCGGGCTCGAGGCTTCGGTGCAGAAGGGTCTGGACAAGGCGGCCTATGCCGCGCTCGCCTCCGCGCCGGTCGCCGATGCGGTGTTCGCCGCCGCCAAGGGGACGGTCGTGGGCCCGGTGCGCGGCACCCTCGGCTTCGTCGTCGCCCGTGTCGACGGCGTGACCCAGGTGCCGGGCAAGACGCTGGCGCAGGTCCGTCCCGAGATCGTCGCGGAGCTGACCAAGCAGAAGCAGGCGGCCGCGCTGGGCGAGATGCGCAACGCGATCGAGGATTCGCTGTCGGGCAACGCGACCTTCGAGGAAGTGGTCGCAGACCGCAAGCTGCAGGCGCAGACGACCCCCGCCGTCACCGCGCAGGGCACCGCGCCCGACGCGCCCGCTTTCCAGCCGACGCCCGAACAGCGCGCGATGATCACCGCCGCCTTCACCGCCGAGGAAGGCGACGCGCCGCAGCTGGTTCCGGTCGGCCAGGACGGCGGCTTCGCCATCGTCGGCGTCGGCCAGATCCAGCGCTCCGCACCCCGTCCGCTGGCGCAGGTCCGCGCGCAGGTGCTGGCCGATCTGAACGCCGATCGCGCCCGCGCCGCCGCGCGCAAGCTGGCCAATGCCGTGCTCGCCAAGGTGAACAAGGGCATGCCGATGGCGCAGGCGCTGAAGGAAACCGGGCTGGCCGTGCCGCCGGTCCGCCCGATCGCCGCGTCGCGCCGCGACCTCGCCGCCGCGCAGAACACCCCTGCCGCCGCTCCGCTCGCGCTGCTGTTCTCGATGCCGCAGAACAAGGCGCGCACGCTGGAGGCCCCGCAGAACGAAGGCTGGTACATCCTGCGCGTGACGAAGATCGAGGCGGGCGATGCGACCGGCAATGACGCCGCGATCCGCGCCGCGCGCGGGGACATTGGCCGCCTGGTCGGCCGCGAATATGTCTCGCAATTCGCCCGCGCCGTCCGCGACACGCTGGGCGTCAAGACCGATCCCAAGGCGATCGCCAAGGTCCGCTCGGAGCTGCTGAACAATGGCGGCAACTGA
- a CDS encoding aminodeoxychorismate/anthranilate synthase component II: MILVVDNYDSFTWNLVHYLQELGSEVEVVRNDAISAGQALSSGAQAFLISPGPCTPTEAGVSLDLVAAAADAGRPLLGVCLGHQAIGQHFGGLVQRGGLMHGKTSPVHHDGTGLFRGLPSPFTATRYHSLIVNDVPDSLVVNARAEDGTVMGFRHATLPIHGVQFHPESIATEYGHAMLANFLREAGVAHDLPERLRPPVETPA, from the coding sequence ATGATCCTGGTCGTCGACAATTACGACAGCTTCACCTGGAACCTCGTCCATTATCTTCAGGAATTGGGCAGCGAGGTGGAGGTGGTCCGCAACGACGCGATCTCGGCGGGCCAAGCGCTCTCGTCGGGGGCGCAAGCCTTTCTCATCTCCCCGGGGCCCTGCACCCCGACCGAGGCGGGCGTCAGCCTGGACCTGGTCGCCGCCGCCGCCGATGCGGGCCGGCCGCTGCTGGGCGTGTGCCTGGGCCATCAGGCGATCGGCCAGCATTTCGGCGGACTGGTCCAGCGCGGCGGGCTGATGCACGGCAAGACCTCGCCCGTGCATCATGACGGCACCGGGCTGTTCCGGGGCCTGCCCTCGCCCTTCACCGCAACGCGCTATCACTCGCTGATCGTCAACGACGTGCCCGACAGCCTGGTGGTAAATGCGCGTGCCGAGGATGGCACGGTGATGGGCTTCCGCCACGCGACGCTGCCCATCCACGGCGTCCAGTTCCACCCGGAAAGCATCGCCACCGAATATGGCCATGCGATGCTCGCCAACTTCCTGCGCGAAGCGGGCGTGGCGCACGACCTGCCCGAGCGGCTGCGTCCGCCGGTCGAGACGCCCGCGTGA
- the trpE gene encoding anthranilate synthase component I: MAATEPHADDAALAQLKAGRPALVWRRQIADTETPVAAALKLIEPGRGDFLLESVEGGATRGRYSLIGLAPDLVFRADGHDAAINRRWATDRDAFEPCAAPTLAALRTLVAECRADVPEGLPPALACLVGYFGYETVGLVEALPKPPVDPLGLPDMIFVRPTVILVFDRLADALYLVAPVWPENVRDPERALAEAQERLDATAARLASTRLPPPVRAELPEPSYAPALPAGRYAEMVARAKDYIVAGDIFQVVLAQRFSAPFALPPFELYRSLRRINPSPFLYHLDLPGFSLIGSSPEILVRVRAGEVTIRPIAGTRPRGKTRAEDAANRDSLLADPKERAEHLMLLDLGRNDVGRASAAGSVRVTDSYTVEFYSHVMHIVSNVVGQLGDDKDALDALFAGFPAGTVSGAPKVRACQIIAELEPEQRGAYAGGVGYFSPDGSMDSCIVLRTAVVKDGTIHVQAGAGIVADSDPAYEQRECEAKAGAMLAAARDAVARAGDGGFGQ; encoded by the coding sequence ATGGCGGCAACTGAGCCCCACGCCGATGACGCCGCGCTCGCCCAGCTGAAGGCGGGGCGGCCCGCGCTGGTGTGGCGGCGGCAGATCGCCGACACCGAGACGCCGGTCGCCGCCGCGCTGAAGCTGATCGAGCCCGGACGCGGCGACTTCCTGCTCGAATCGGTCGAGGGCGGCGCGACGCGCGGGCGCTACAGCCTGATCGGGCTGGCCCCCGATCTCGTCTTCCGCGCCGACGGGCATGATGCCGCGATCAACCGCCGCTGGGCGACCGATCGCGACGCGTTCGAGCCGTGTGCCGCGCCGACCCTTGCAGCGCTGCGCACGCTGGTCGCCGAATGCCGCGCCGACGTGCCCGAGGGGCTGCCGCCCGCGCTCGCCTGTCTGGTCGGCTATTTCGGTTATGAGACGGTGGGGCTGGTCGAGGCGCTGCCCAAGCCCCCGGTCGATCCGCTCGGCCTGCCCGACATGATCTTCGTGCGGCCGACCGTCATCCTGGTGTTCGACCGGCTGGCCGACGCGCTCTATCTCGTCGCACCGGTCTGGCCCGAGAATGTCCGCGATCCCGAACGCGCGCTGGCCGAGGCGCAGGAGCGGCTCGACGCCACCGCCGCGCGGCTGGCCTCCACCCGCTTGCCGCCGCCGGTCCGTGCCGAGCTGCCCGAGCCCAGCTATGCCCCCGCCCTGCCCGCCGGCCGCTATGCGGAGATGGTGGCGCGCGCGAAGGACTATATCGTCGCGGGCGACATATTTCAGGTGGTGCTGGCGCAGCGTTTCTCGGCGCCCTTCGCGCTGCCGCCCTTCGAGCTGTATCGCAGCCTGCGGCGGATCAACCCCTCGCCCTTCCTCTATCATCTCGACCTGCCGGGCTTTTCGCTGATCGGGTCGAGCCCCGAGATCCTCGTCCGGGTGCGCGCGGGCGAGGTCACGATCCGGCCGATCGCGGGCACCCGCCCCCGCGGCAAGACGCGTGCCGAGGATGCCGCCAATCGCGACAGCCTGCTCGCCGATCCCAAGGAGCGCGCCGAGCATCTGATGCTGCTCGACCTGGGCCGCAACGATGTCGGCCGCGCCTCGGCGGCGGGCAGCGTCCGCGTGACAGACAGCTATACGGTCGAATTCTACAGTCATGTGATGCACATCGTGTCCAACGTCGTCGGACAGCTGGGCGACGACAAGGACGCGCTCGACGCGCTGTTCGCGGGCTTCCCGGCGGGCACGGTCAGCGGCGCGCCCAAGGTCCGCGCCTGCCAGATCATCGCCGAGCTGGAACCCGAGCAGCGCGGCGCCTATGCGGGCGGCGTCGGCTATTTCTCGCCCGACGGATCGATGGACTCGTGCATCGTGCTGCGGACAGCGGTGGTCAAGGACGGCACCATCCATGTCCAGGCGGGCGCGGGCATCGTCGCCGACAGCGACCCGGCCTATGAACAGCGCGAATGCGAGGCCAAGGCGGGAGCCATGCTCGCCGCCGCACGCGATGCGGTCGCGCGGGCGGGTGACGGGGGTTTCGGGCAGTAA